The following are from one region of the Nostoc cf. commune SO-36 genome:
- a CDS encoding phosphoglucomutase/phosphomannomutase family protein encodes MPVVANSIKFGTDGWRGVIGEEFTFERLALVAPVAAKVLYDTYFSTVGSRTIIVGYDRRFMAEDFARAVADTVAAVGFDVLLSESYAPTPAYSWAAKQLNALGALVITASHNPGKYLGLKVKGCFGGSVPEEVTKEIEAQLSVGVPLAATPGKQEKFDPWPSYTQALEGKVDIVKIREAIASGKVTLFADVMHGAAAGGLARLLGNQVKEINSERDPLFGGGAPEPLPKYLSKLFEVIKTHRETDKSSLTVGLVFDGDCDRIAAVDGEANFLSSQVLIPILIDHLTLRRGFTGEIVKTVSGSDLMPLVAALHNLSVFETAVGYKYIADRMLAAKVLLGGEESGGIGYGSHIPERDALLSALYVLEAIVESGLDLGDYYRYLQKETGFTSAYDRIDLPLASMEVRSRLLQQLQTQPLTEIAGKAVIDCQTIDGYKYRLADKSWLMIRFSGTEPVLRLYCEAPTIEQVHQTLAWAKHWAE; translated from the coding sequence ATGCCAGTTGTAGCTAACTCAATCAAGTTTGGTACAGACGGCTGGCGGGGCGTTATTGGTGAAGAGTTTACCTTTGAACGCCTAGCCCTAGTCGCGCCAGTTGCCGCAAAAGTATTATATGATACATATTTTTCTACGGTAGGTAGCCGGACAATAATTGTCGGTTACGATCGCCGATTTATGGCTGAAGATTTTGCTCGTGCTGTTGCCGATACTGTCGCTGCCGTCGGCTTTGACGTACTACTGAGCGAAAGCTATGCCCCAACCCCAGCTTATAGTTGGGCAGCAAAACAACTCAATGCTTTAGGGGCGCTGGTAATTACAGCTAGCCATAATCCTGGCAAATATTTGGGATTAAAAGTCAAGGGTTGTTTTGGTGGTTCGGTGCCGGAAGAAGTCACAAAAGAGATCGAAGCGCAGTTGTCAGTTGGAGTACCACTAGCAGCTACCCCAGGCAAGCAAGAAAAATTCGATCCTTGGCCTAGTTATACCCAAGCGTTAGAAGGTAAAGTTGATATTGTCAAAATTCGAGAAGCGATCGCATCAGGCAAAGTGACATTATTTGCCGATGTCATGCATGGCGCGGCGGCTGGTGGATTGGCGAGACTACTAGGCAATCAAGTCAAAGAAATCAACTCAGAACGCGATCCCCTATTTGGTGGCGGTGCGCCGGAACCCTTACCTAAATACCTTTCAAAGCTATTTGAAGTTATCAAAACCCACCGAGAAACAGATAAATCAAGTTTAACGGTGGGGTTGGTATTTGATGGCGACTGCGATCGTATTGCAGCAGTAGATGGAGAAGCCAACTTCCTAAGTTCCCAAGTCTTAATCCCCATATTAATCGACCACTTAACCCTGCGGCGCGGCTTTACTGGAGAAATAGTCAAAACTGTAAGTGGTTCCGACTTGATGCCCCTTGTGGCAGCACTACATAACCTATCAGTATTTGAGACAGCAGTTGGTTATAAATACATTGCTGACAGAATGTTAGCAGCAAAAGTGTTGCTGGGTGGTGAAGAATCGGGAGGAATTGGCTATGGAAGTCATATTCCCGAACGTGATGCACTGCTGTCAGCATTGTATGTTTTAGAAGCGATCGTCGAATCTGGTTTAGATTTAGGTGATTATTATCGCTACTTGCAGAAAGAAACAGGGTTTACCTCAGCTTACGATCGCATTGATTTACCCTTAGCAAGTATGGAAGTGCGATCGCGTCTTTTGCAACAACTGCAAACCCAACCCCTAACAGAAATTGCAGGTAAAGCGGTGATTGATTGCCAAACAATTGACGGCTACAAATATCGCCTTGCCGATAAAAGCTGGTT
- a CDS encoding TldD/PmbA family protein: protein MKVEELSALEVSFNRLIESLLLKKLENEQFTVRLSSEISQFTRFNHAKVRQTGCVTDGWIELTLMKEQRNSVRQFPFTGNWQVDWELAYTALQELRDEIILLPIDPYLVLPSGNNTSREIHSGNLLAAEAVVPTVLELVAELDFTGIYAGGVVIKAYGDSSGKKHWFATEYFTLDYSLFSTSGQAVKGTFAGSDWDKSIYIAKISEAKKQLELLAHPAKELPRGQYRTYFAPAAVADLLLMLSWGSVSEADIQQGNSSLAALWRKEKQLSPAFSLKENFQRGLVPRFNELGEIAAPELPIIEKGHLINTLVNSRTAKEYKKPANGANGSETLRAPEISPGNLGFEQILPSLDKGLYLSNLHYLNWSDRHTGRVTGMTRYACFWVENGEIIAPIENLRFDESLYRFWGENLIDLTNFQDFIPEVGTYDSRQLGGSLVPGMLVEDFTYTL from the coding sequence ATGAAAGTTGAGGAATTATCTGCGTTAGAAGTCAGCTTTAATCGACTGATTGAAAGTCTGTTACTCAAAAAATTAGAAAATGAACAATTCACTGTGAGACTCAGCAGTGAAATAAGTCAATTTACTCGTTTTAATCATGCGAAAGTGCGCCAGACTGGTTGTGTCACTGATGGTTGGATCGAACTGACTTTGATGAAAGAACAGCGCAACAGTGTTCGGCAGTTTCCCTTTACTGGAAATTGGCAGGTAGATTGGGAGTTAGCGTATACTGCTTTGCAAGAACTACGTGACGAAATTATTCTACTACCCATCGATCCATATCTAGTTTTGCCATCAGGAAATAATACCAGCCGAGAAATACATTCTGGGAATTTATTGGCGGCAGAAGCAGTAGTACCAACTGTGCTAGAACTGGTTGCTGAATTGGATTTTACAGGAATATATGCCGGGGGAGTGGTAATTAAAGCTTATGGTGATTCTAGCGGTAAAAAACACTGGTTTGCTACAGAGTATTTTACCTTAGATTACTCTCTATTTTCCACATCTGGACAAGCCGTTAAGGGTACATTTGCAGGCAGTGATTGGGATAAATCTATATATATAGCCAAAATAAGCGAAGCTAAAAAGCAATTAGAATTGCTCGCTCACCCAGCAAAAGAATTACCACGGGGACAGTACAGAACTTATTTTGCTCCGGCTGCTGTTGCAGATTTATTATTGATGCTTTCTTGGGGATCTGTAAGCGAAGCTGATATTCAACAAGGAAATAGCTCTTTAGCTGCTCTATGGCGTAAAGAAAAACAACTATCACCCGCATTTAGTTTGAAAGAAAACTTTCAACGGGGATTAGTACCACGATTTAATGAATTGGGAGAAATAGCAGCACCGGAGTTACCCATAATAGAAAAAGGACATTTGATAAATACTTTAGTAAATTCTCGGACTGCTAAAGAATATAAAAAACCTGCCAATGGCGCTAATGGTTCAGAGACTTTAAGAGCGCCAGAAATCAGTCCGGGAAATTTAGGATTTGAGCAGATTCTTCCGAGTTTAGATAAAGGATTATATCTATCAAATCTGCATTACTTGAATTGGAGCGATCGCCACACTGGTAGAGTCACAGGTATGACCCGTTATGCTTGTTTTTGGGTAGAAAACGGAGAAATTATTGCTCCCATTGAAAACTTGCGTTTTGATGAAAGTCTCTACCGTTTCTGGGGAGAAAACCTCATAGATTTGACTAATTTCCAGGATTTTATACCCGAAGTAGGTACTTATGATAGTCGTCAACTAGGAGGTAGTTTAGTTCCTGGTATGCTAGTGGAAGATTTTACATACACCCTATAA